A region of the Phaeodactylum tricornutum CCAP 1055/1 chromosome 1, whole genome shotgun sequence genome:
AGAAAATCGCGTGGGGGAGGAGCCGTTCCCAATGGACCATTAGATTCCTCACGACTCTATCTTGGGAAGAATGCGTCGATTGCTAAAAAGCGTGCGCTCCCTGAGACATGAGAATATAATTGCTTCTAAAGACACACGTTTTGAACCAAGAACCCATTCATTATAAAAGGGCGACGAATGAAACGTCTGAAAATTATTTATCTTCCGGTTGACTTTCAGCCACTGCGTTCgaatctttttcttctgcGATTCCCTTTTCCTCAGGCGAAGTAAATTTTACCTTCTTTTGGATATGGGCGCGGTCTTCGTCTTTGATTTCTCGCTTTCTGTCTTGTTCTGCATCAATGCTGGCAACCTCAACCCCGAGCTGAGTGGCAACCTGACTCCGCAGTTCGAGAAGTTCTTCCGTGTTCGGGCCACGTCCATTCTCTGATCGAAATTTTTTCAAAACTTCCCCCATTATTAAGTTTAACATTGCTTGGCGATCCTCATCACTAGCGTCCTCGTCGCTGGCATCCTCATCTTGAAgatcaaagtcttcgtcatcttcacCCTCTTCATCTTCGCTTGCCGAAGAGTCGTCGTTATGCTGCGGTGTTTCCGGGGCAACGACGTCTGTACGGGAAGCGAAGGCGACCCACTGAGCTTTCGTATAATGCAAGAAGAAGTCTTCGTTTGACAGAATTGCAATGCTGGCTTCGCCGCTTGAGCGACCGTCCGCGTCCAAGAATTCGTCTGTTTCGGCAACTTTCATCAAGAGAATGTCACCACGAACTACGACACCATCAAAGGGTGGCTGTAGCGAATGTGGATTTACAGGCAGCTGGGAATCGATAAGGGCGCTCACAAG
Encoded here:
- a CDS encoding predicted protein; translation: MSAMDGMQMPNGEEIASILSSKGPVVKCVLLKHMRPTGRDVKPHPASPKAAEEHKREVLVELIEEIEIDTTPSKSEVKKVLGGPFTFLGQYPDEGIILMVRKDLPDDLEMQSTKTLRDLCFDTNIDTKSMVEKQELVSALIDSQLPVNPHSLQPPFDGVVVRGDILLMKVAETDEFLDADGRSSGEASIAILSNEDFFLHYTKAQWVAFASRTDVVAPETPQHNDDSSASEDEEGEDDEDFDLQDEDASDEDASDEDRQAMLNLIMGEVLKKFRSENGRGPNTEELLELRSQVATQLGVEVASIDAEQDRKREIKDEDRAHIQKKVKFTSPEEKGIAEEKDSNAVAESQPEDK